A window from Pseudomonas sp. Tri1 encodes these proteins:
- a CDS encoding bifunctional diguanylate cyclase/phosphodiesterase — protein MSTPVEPLRLLLLAEAPEWSAILRECLAPMGPSVVLISAPSWDSVSSLFEDNRNSVLLTIAALQPAPGRCRLPTVLLLEHEPVTPPDGVSDWLVRDVLDGATLRRCLRHVRERGVLENTLQRLAEQDPLTGIANRQGFQTLLAARLAENEGRGLALGHLDLDNFRHANDALGHQAGDRLILQVVSRLKGALEAGDQLARLGSDEFALLIDTRRAPQRAEWMAERITEAMAEPYWVDGESLLIGCSLGIAHARAQAGADPLMWHAHIAMQQAKSTQGCTFHIFNERINRNARSLADLESELRRALRRDELELHYQPRLNLDGGNIVGLEALVRWRHGERGLLPPSEFVPLAEQSGLIVPLGYWVISRALRDMQALRERGLAPLHMAVNLSFRQFQDSQLLPTLSRLIAERGVEAQWLEFELTETAVMRRSELVKQTMDALGRLGVRFSLDDFGTGFSSFVHLNSLPIALLKIDKSFVGGMEQREENRKLVHAMINLAHNLNLEVVAEGVETQEQLDLLRGFGCDQVQGFLISKPLPLPELVQYLTFDGNQSTQHFVV, from the coding sequence CGAAGCGCCTGAGTGGTCAGCGATTTTGCGCGAGTGCCTGGCGCCCATGGGGCCGTCGGTCGTGCTCATCAGTGCCCCGAGCTGGGACTCGGTCAGCAGCCTGTTCGAAGACAATCGAAACTCGGTATTGTTGACGATTGCGGCCTTGCAGCCGGCGCCCGGCCGCTGCCGCTTGCCGACTGTCCTGCTGCTTGAGCATGAACCCGTGACTCCACCCGATGGCGTCAGCGACTGGCTGGTGCGCGATGTCCTCGATGGGGCGACCCTGCGCCGTTGCCTGCGCCATGTGCGTGAGCGCGGCGTGCTGGAAAACACCTTGCAGCGCCTCGCCGAACAAGACCCGCTGACCGGCATTGCCAATCGCCAGGGGTTCCAGACCTTGCTGGCGGCGCGCCTGGCTGAAAACGAAGGTCGCGGCCTGGCACTCGGTCACCTGGACCTGGACAACTTTCGTCACGCCAACGATGCCCTCGGCCACCAGGCCGGTGACCGCTTGATTCTGCAGGTTGTATCGCGACTCAAGGGGGCGCTTGAGGCTGGCGATCAACTGGCACGCCTGGGCAGCGATGAATTCGCCTTGCTGATTGATACCCGTCGTGCACCGCAGCGGGCCGAGTGGATGGCCGAGCGCATCACCGAAGCCATGGCCGAACCTTATTGGGTCGACGGCGAAAGCCTGTTGATCGGCTGTAGCCTGGGTATCGCTCACGCCCGCGCCCAGGCTGGTGCGGACCCGCTGATGTGGCACGCGCATATCGCCATGCAGCAGGCCAAGAGCACGCAAGGCTGCACCTTTCATATCTTCAATGAACGCATCAATCGCAATGCCCGCAGCCTCGCCGACCTGGAAAGCGAACTGCGCCGGGCGTTGCGCCGCGACGAGTTGGAGTTGCATTACCAGCCTCGGTTGAACCTTGATGGCGGCAACATCGTCGGTCTCGAGGCCCTGGTGCGCTGGCGTCATGGCGAACGCGGGCTGCTGCCGCCGAGCGAGTTCGTGCCGCTGGCCGAACAGAGTGGCCTGATCGTGCCGCTGGGCTACTGGGTGATTTCCCGAGCGCTGCGGGACATGCAGGCTCTGCGCGAGCGTGGTTTGGCGCCGTTGCACATGGCGGTCAACCTGTCGTTCCGGCAGTTCCAGGACAGCCAACTGCTGCCAACCCTGAGCCGGCTGATTGCCGAGCGAGGTGTCGAGGCCCAGTGGCTGGAGTTCGAACTCACCGAAACCGCTGTCATGCGCCGCAGCGAACTGGTCAAGCAGACCATGGATGCCTTGGGTCGCCTGGGGGTGCGTTTCTCCCTGGATGACTTTGGCACAGGGTTTTCCTCGTTCGTGCACCTCAACAGCCTGCCCATCGCCCTGCTCAAGATCGACAAGAGCTTCGTCGGCGGCATGGAGCAACGCGAGGAGAATCGCAAACTGGTGCATGCGATGATCAACCTCGCGCACAACCTCAATCTGGAAGTGGTGGCCGAAGGCGTGGAAACCCAAGAGCAGCTGGATTTGCTACGTGGCTTCGGGTGCGACCAGGTGCAGGGTTTCCTGATCAGCAAGCCGTTACCGTTGCCTGAGCTGGTGCAATACCTGACGTTCGATGGCAATCAGTCGACGCAGCACTTCGTGGTTTAA